The Xyrauchen texanus isolate HMW12.3.18 chromosome 25, RBS_HiC_50CHRs, whole genome shotgun sequence genome includes the window TAGTACATGCACCTTTTTAAAAGACAACTGAGcacttaaatgaaaataaaaactaaaatgacagctgattgatatgaaaatgtaaatgattaaagaTAGAAACATACCTGAAATATAATCTTCatcatctctctgttgttcctctactgTGATTtgttcttttatctcctcctgcttcatttcaatcttcactggtatcggcagcatctgctgttctccagcgttacagacagaagtcagagaaaTTGTGaaggtttgatcatcatcatcatcatcttcattactctgttgttcctctacttttgtttctcctctcctcttcatcaggttcctgcagtccagcagcttcactgaacacatcttcactggtatctgcagcatctgctgttctccagtaTTACAGACAGAAGTATGAGACTCTGTGAAGGTTTGGTCATcatatttatcattttcattactctgttgttcctcttcttttatctcctcctgattcacttcaatcttcactggtatctgcagcatctgctgttcttcagcgttacagacagaagtcagagactctgtggaggtttggtCATCATcatatttatcattttcattactctgttgttcctcttcttttatctcctcctgattcacttcaatcttcactggtgtctgcggCATCTGCTGTTCTctagcgttacagacagaagccaGAGACTCTGTGAAGGTTTGGTCATCATcatatttatcattttcattactctgttgttcctcttcttttatctcctcctgattcacttcaatcttcactggtgtctgcagcatctgctgttctccagcattacagacagaagtcagacactctgtggaggtttgatcatcctgattaccgtcagtagaacagagtaaagtgagctgtgagtcctgtgtgtctctggatctctgttcagagagtttgtccagcattcgctgtggtgtggactgatctctgccgctccacactgaatcctgacattctgtggaggtcccatcagtcacacacactgaagattgacaggaaaccttttccagctcctgacaaacacaacacaatcacatctgtaccgtttatcatatcacatcatttgaaagctttcaatctcaactttaaggatgaaatgaatgtttaacctgtaacctgtcgtctctctccatcagttttgtcttcagtgacgtcaccactttcttcagctgagagatatctgtgatgaaatcatcaatatccagcatggacagatcagttcctactgatttacagcagatcacatccacctgctgtctcaagatgaacatctgaacacaaaatcatcatcattataatggactgacattcatcaaacaTCAAACTCATACATCTTTATCTGCGTATAAATGCCTCTTTTCCTAGTGAACATTAATGTTTTCGTTTTTCCCTTCTGAAAACTTGAGTCCCCATGCATATGAAAATGTTTCTACCACCTCAATTTTTCCTGTAATATGATTAATATTCCTTCCCCTTTTCCACAATGCTCCGTCATCAGCAAACAATGATTGCCCAATGTCTCCTTGGACTTGAGAAAATACACAATTTATCATAATTGAAGAGTACTGGACTAATGATGCCACCCTGAGGGGTACCATTTTCCATCATATAACTTCCAGATAAGGTTTTCCCAATTCTGACTTGAATAAATCTATCCATAAAAATTTTTTAATCCCATTATAAATTCTACCTGCTATTCCTATCATATCAAGTTAGATCATtgatgcagtgagatccagcagatggaaaatgacttcaataaatcagatgatttgtagaaggaataacattttatttgtacagaAATTACTAAAATGAATTCAATATGAATTAatgagaataaatgtaataataaaggaaaacatttatGTTTGGTTCTTTAATGTTGAGTAGCtatatcttaaggatatatccaaggactaagtcctggaatGAATCTAACAATACTACGTCTCGTCTTTATCTAATGAACcaagtaattaaatgaaagaagttaaAGTACAGATAGTAAGATGAGGCCTCAAAGCTGGAATTCAGAAGTGGAGATCCAGAGAGCTGGGCTGTTAGTCTCTCTCACCACCAAACGTTAAGTATAAGATCTTTATACCCTCATGCACGGTTTGAAGTTAACTCAAAGGCATCAGGACATATTGTTATGAACCACTGAAGTGCGAAGGCTGCGGTGGCCTTGTATGTTGATGCACTGGGTGGAAACACCAGCCCTAACACAAGTGTGTCTTATCCTGTATGTGCGTATGTGGAAGACTCCCATCTGCACATTGATTGAAACCATAACATCTATAAGGTTAGCACTAAGCTCTCTGAATTCAGCTCTGAAACCTCATCAGGACAAATCAGGGCAACAAATTAATATACTAAGAGTCTAAAAGGTATATACTTTGTCCCAAACAGCGCTCCAGTTTCTCATGGGAATGTTGGGCACAGAAAGCACAAACCATTTACAAGGATAGAGAACGAGCATGAATGAatcttctaacacacacacattgaacataTAAGGCTTGTGCCAGGTAACATGTATACAACACAGAAATACAAGGATGGACATACAAGGAATACATGGAGTCTTAATACAATGATAATGCCATATAAGCTGGTTTCATGAATGtgaagtatatgattatattctAATTATTGATGAGTGCATAAATATGGATACATGAATATGCTTGTATAATATCATTaagcaaatgtataaaatataggaATGTCTCTAGCCATTTGCATCAATCATTAATCCTTCTTTACAAACCATATCCTATGCTTTTTCAACGTTGAAGAAAACTGCCATCACTAATTCTTTATTAACTTGAGCTTTCTTAATGTCTGTTTCCAGACATATAATAGGGTCCATAGTTCCTCTCCCTCTCCTGACACAACTCTGATGAGGTGATAAAATTCCTCTATATCTTTCCAATAAGTCAGTGCTATTGGTCTATAATACTTTGGATTTGATGGGTCCTTTCCTGGTTTCCTAATAGGAATAATCACTGCTGCTTTCCATCCAGTTGGTAACTTTATTTTCCCCAAACTTTATTATAAAAGCCTAGCAGCTTTATAGATGCCAAAGCACCCAGAtgttagtgatgcaccgaaatgaaaattctgggctgaAACCGAAATTCAGGatgcaaattaaatatatatatatatatatatatatatatatatatatatatatatatatatatatatatatatttttttttaattgtattaatattatactatttaattaatttcatgaatttaattcatctgaattgaaaaactacaaaccaataaaatgatcacacttttaaataaagtaacgaACCAAAATTggtcagaaaatatattaaaatattattaaatatattattctttattcagttctttaacagtcaaatttaacagatttgttttttttttttaccaattatccaaataatgtaatgtTCTAGAAAACTagaatgatatgcaaaacagcagtcaaataatgaacttagcagctctaggctagcatcttaCAAATTCAAAaggtttaaatatgctacacagtcattttaatgataacaaaaggcaaaacacagaatggcagagggcctctattctgttaaTGTAAAagtatttccactttaatataaaattattgtgcaaaacagcaataatagaactaaaaccaacctcaaactgtaaatgacagatgtTATGGaggaacatgcaaaaataatacataaataaataaatttaataataagaaaataaataaaggaatatatgtcttgataaaacaaatataattagtttttaatgaaacttattcctgaatttatttttgtatgactttttttcctttatttattattttctctttttatttattattttctctttttatttgtattctttaaaacatttttttcatttgttttagttttttttattatttatttatgcattcatttatttttatttattctcacatgtatttatttctatatttaaatattcccacatttatttatttttgtatttattattacatttctgtctcttgtatgataatgatgtgggcggggcCTGCTcacattggcttattgtagactgaagcatgtgctcgattactctggacttgttttgatgtgacgtcaggtcatagccatatctcgtgtaaactaaagctatttgtggggctaaaaacataagagcttacgTCAATCCAAtatgtattggttatactacaatcacaaaataaatggggacctgtttcttcaacaaaaccacaaaatgagcaagtttcataaatgatatgatttaaccttgtccttttctgtgtatataacttcatattttgatgtctgcaaatccataacattgttttctgttgttatgattgttcattgtaaaagctACAACCATGTATGTAGCTTCATTTCCTTGATCGTTTATGTATGCATAcatctgcaatacatttttttttttaaatttatatagctgactcttcacatatatctagagagttgcgcgacaTGCGAATGAAGTGAATAATCACGCATCAAACAACTGTttaatttagagtagaggtgcttattgatgttttaggagagctgtaggccggtatgaatgttgaagcacatcctggattgttaaattCTCtacaaaacgtttccctgcatattaaAAAGCTGTAAGAATCAGGGGGTGctgaggtgggacgtccatctgctcccgataagtactattgagctctcgaccaatgatgcactggagctccgcaaggaccgcctccctcatttacatgttgcacacagaaaagtaaaaataaatacatgtataaacaaataaatatatatgggaatatataaatatggaaataaatatatgtgggaataaataaatataaaaaataaattaacacataaataaaaaaatatgctaaataaatgaataaataattaaaagttaaaaagaataaaaataaagttaaaaataaatatagaaaataagaaaggaataaagtcatacaataataaattcaggaataaatttaattaaaaactaattatatttgttttattgagacatttattcctttagttatttttctgttattacatttattcattaattatttatgcaggtttgggcctccataagaTGTAGCCTcgagtgaagaacaaagttttgcagggctaaacatattttaatgtaattgctatacacagcaAATTGGTCTGCTTTCTATTCaagtaaaagtgtcaggtttctctttaagaacaaaagttgctcagctttctggcaggagagacggttcctcttctcatcaagaacatgagatgctgcactgaaaagtctctctctctgtgctggtgcttgggcagaaaTATATGTGTGCAGTCCACGATCTTTATCTTTAGTAGTCAAGAGGATTATCGTGTTCACGTGACATTAGCGTGAAAcgattgtctgtgttccgcaactgctttcgggtccttggataacatataacgtgcgagtaatggcagccggtggactttctggtgcccccctagggagttggtgcactggtgccctacgcagactgtgtagtatgcgcatagggagcggcggtactgctttgacgtatttccacaccgctgacatcggcCATTGCTTGGTTGCGCCGTGATAATGGctagatcgatcgagagtgaaacctgagaaatgaggggcggggaggcatatattttctgccttttttctctttcggccaaaacaaaaaatggcatTTTCGGCCAAAAAAGTTtggtggccgaaatttcggtgcatccctaccagATGTTTTAACATTATGTTGCAGCTATCCAGGAGATGTTATTCCAGCTCTTGCTATTGCCCTCTTAATTTCTTCTAAAGAGAACAGAGCAACAATTGAGCTGTTCATTTCATTCAGTCTCTCAAACCTTGCAAGATAAGCTGATTTTGTTATTTCCCTTCCTCTCTTTCACTCCTCAGTTAGGTTATTTGCACTATGGATTTCCATGAGTGCCTTTTCTATCACTGCTGTCTTTCCCCCCACCTTCAGAACAGGACATTTCCATTCTCTTCTGATTCATCTCATGCTTTTAATCATGTCACATACCTCTCCCACAGGTGTTCACCATTtaagttttcaaaataaattcactgttgtcttacGGTGAAAAATTAATGAACcgtttattataataatactagactggaacaaagctaagttaatcatAATTGACAATATTTTTTCAGTTCTTCAATCACCTCTCCATTTACATCTGTTTTTATTCCTCTCCATAATGTActatgtgcattaaaatccccaCATATCACTCTCCTATTTCCATCCATTCCTTTGATTTGCATTAAACTACTCAGATCTAATTTCTTAAAAGGattgtaataattaataattataagcTCTCATTCCTTTGTCCAGATTTCTATGATTACATATTCTTGCTCATTTCCTATTCCTATCTCTCTAAATGCAATATCTTCTCTAATAAATACATCCACCCCTTACTCCTTCGCTCCTATCATACGTAACACAATCATATCCAACTAATCTAAAATCTAAATATGGTCTCAACCA containing:
- the LOC127618938 gene encoding putative uncharacterized protein DDB_G0287113 encodes the protein MRRPVAWSRWYPSDSSEDEYQYLPPLPRCWLEKVSCQSSVCVTDGTSTECQDSVWSGRDQSTPQRMLDKLSEQRSRDTQDSQLTLLCSTDGNQDDQTSTECLTSVCNAGEQQMLQTPVKIEVNQEEIKEEEQQSNENDKYDDDQTFTESLASVCNAREQQMPQTPVKIEVNQEEIKEEEQQSNENDKYDDDQTSTESLTSVCNAEEQQMLQIPVKIEVNQEEIKEEEQQSNENDKYDDQTFTESHTSVCNTGEQQMLQIPVKMCSVKLLDCRNLMKRRGETKVEEQQSNEDDDDDDQTFTISLTSVCNAGEQQMLPIPVKIEMKQEEIKEQITVEEQQRDDEDYISELMEVNEVEEKLQCQKHHDFTTG